A single Calidifontibacter indicus DNA region contains:
- a CDS encoding DUF2786 domain-containing protein, with protein sequence MSKNHKKQKPRRGAPGDAFGRAQSTPAGTAFGRTVAPGPSELSDEELARQARHEVKVVFGESALALQVDDLRRFDDYTAWLTARCDHPVTRAFVTTEMQQTLDSELRRAWEGGWQPADVHRMAVRRSTKTVAAFLLRLMHHQLRCYARDTVHPSWHAQLAELRDGSAPTTDPITGARADGMSWLTLVDTAARALYVLRILPPIESIGPRPGEWTRPVDEAESDVDERILNRVRMLLAKAESTPYEAEAETFTAGAESLIARHRISEAMLAASRTDQPKDGTAAIRIGVDNPYEQPKVLLLVKVAEANSCQVVWASAFGFATVVGFPSDLAGVELLYTSLLLQATNAMTAAGKRSVEGAHKRSRSFRSSFLGSFAQRIGERLQEAVDVEERAAAAEFAGSTPGARLPALIEREQDVADATTRLFPEVVHKRTRMSYDPEGWRHGRQAADQADMHARTEVGRR encoded by the coding sequence GTGAGCAAAAACCACAAGAAGCAGAAGCCACGCCGCGGTGCGCCCGGGGACGCGTTCGGCCGCGCGCAGTCGACGCCGGCCGGGACGGCGTTCGGCCGCACGGTCGCGCCCGGACCGTCCGAACTCTCCGATGAGGAACTTGCCCGGCAGGCCAGGCATGAGGTGAAGGTGGTGTTCGGTGAGTCGGCACTCGCTCTCCAGGTCGACGACCTGCGACGCTTCGACGACTACACCGCGTGGTTGACCGCTCGTTGCGACCACCCGGTCACCCGCGCCTTCGTCACCACCGAGATGCAACAGACCCTCGACAGCGAGCTGCGGCGCGCGTGGGAGGGAGGCTGGCAACCCGCCGACGTCCATCGCATGGCCGTGCGGCGCTCCACCAAGACGGTGGCCGCCTTCCTGCTGCGGCTGATGCACCATCAGTTGCGCTGCTATGCCCGCGACACCGTCCATCCGTCGTGGCACGCGCAGCTGGCCGAACTGCGCGACGGCTCGGCACCGACCACCGACCCGATCACGGGTGCGCGGGCCGACGGAATGAGTTGGCTGACACTTGTCGACACCGCCGCCCGCGCGCTGTACGTGTTGCGCATCCTGCCGCCGATCGAGTCGATCGGCCCTCGCCCGGGCGAGTGGACGCGTCCGGTTGACGAGGCAGAGTCGGACGTCGACGAACGCATTCTGAACCGCGTCCGTATGTTGTTGGCGAAGGCCGAGTCGACGCCCTACGAGGCGGAGGCCGAGACCTTCACCGCCGGCGCGGAGTCGCTCATCGCGCGCCACCGCATCAGCGAGGCGATGCTCGCGGCCAGTCGCACCGATCAACCCAAGGACGGCACGGCCGCCATCCGGATCGGCGTCGACAACCCGTACGAACAACCCAAGGTGCTGCTGCTGGTGAAGGTCGCCGAGGCCAACTCCTGCCAGGTGGTCTGGGCCAGTGCGTTCGGCTTCGCCACCGTCGTCGGATTCCCGTCCGACCTCGCCGGCGTCGAACTGCTCTACACCTCGCTGCTGCTACAGGCCACCAACGCGATGACCGCCGCCGGCAAGCGCTCGGTCGAGGGCGCGCACAAGCGGTCGCGATCGTTCCGGTCGTCGTTCCTCGGGTCGTTCGCGCAACGCATCGGCGAACGCCTACAGGAAGCGGTCGACGTCGAGGAGCGCGCTGCCGCAGCCGAATTCGCCGGATCCACACCCGGCGCCCGGTTGCCGGCGCTCATCGAACGCGAACAGGACGTCGCCGATGCCACCACGCGGTTGTTCCCCGAGGTCGTCCACAAACGCACCCGGATGAGCTACGACCCCGAGGGGTGGCGACACGGGCGACAGGCCGCCGACCAGGCCGACATGCACGCCCGCACCGAGGTCGGGCGGCGCTGA
- a CDS encoding DinB family protein, producing the protein MTEHDDLIQTLDLHRQFLLRTAEGLTEEQARSNSTVSALTIASLLKHVADNEAGWVAFAEEGASAMGGDYDPDAAAEGDSEGEAGDTRFLLTDNDTLEFLRGRLEQVGRDTTDYLRTADLDASQELPKAPWFEPGARWTVRRIALHLIAEMSQHAGHADIIRESIDGQKTMG; encoded by the coding sequence ATGACCGAGCACGACGATCTGATCCAGACCCTCGACCTGCACCGTCAGTTCCTGCTGCGCACCGCCGAAGGCCTCACCGAGGAGCAGGCCCGCAGCAACAGCACCGTGAGCGCACTGACGATCGCCTCACTGCTCAAGCACGTCGCCGACAACGAGGCGGGCTGGGTCGCGTTCGCCGAGGAGGGCGCGAGCGCGATGGGCGGCGACTACGACCCCGACGCCGCAGCCGAGGGCGACTCCGAGGGCGAGGCCGGCGACACCCGTTTCCTGCTCACCGACAACGACACCCTCGAGTTCCTGCGCGGACGCCTGGAGCAGGTGGGGCGCGACACCACCGACTACCTGCGGACGGCCGACCTCGACGCATCGCAGGAGTTGCCGAAAGCGCCGTGGTTCGAACCGGGTGCCCGGTGGACGGTGCGCCGCATCGCGCTGCACCTCATCGCCGAGATGAGCCAGCACGCCGGCCACGCCGACATCATCCGGGAGTCGATCGACGGCCAGAAGACGATGGGCTGA
- a CDS encoding DHA2 family efflux MFS transporter permease subunit, translating to MSTASAAPEYPDKIDGAVLKIAGVVVIGAIMSILDITVVNVALPDLQTTFTGADDPLPYSTVAWTVTAYTLALATVIPLTGWAADRFGTKRLYMLAVGLFTAGSVLCAAANSINMLILFRVLQGLGGGLLMPLGMTIMTRAAGPKRMGRLMAILGVPMLLGPILGPIIGGWLIDHYSWHWIFLINLPLGLIALAYAAWALPSDSPEPTESFDFVGMLMMSPGLALFLYGISSIPEEGTFFSAKVIGFGTVGLLLLIAFVIYSFKPKHPLLDLRLFSNRQLTVATITMFIFAAAFFGGLLLVPTYFQQVRGESPLDAGLLVAPQGIGAMLTMPIAGALADKIPVGRIVPFGLILIIGGMFAMTQVDGSTSYWGYIIPVLFVMGLGMGATMMPIMTSAIKTLTHHQVARGSTLLNITQQVASSIGVAIMSVVLTNGLKNDKLVSQAQGFHEATKGMTDPAQIQGVLPKFPEVAQILATATPTTAQAKLMDAVSQAMGKVFGNTFWVAAILVALTLIPALMMPRKHEESHFADDDADGVPPVLMH from the coding sequence ATGTCTACCGCCTCAGCCGCTCCGGAATATCCGGACAAGATCGACGGCGCTGTCCTGAAGATCGCGGGTGTCGTCGTCATCGGCGCCATCATGTCGATTCTCGACATCACCGTCGTCAACGTGGCACTGCCCGACCTCCAGACGACCTTCACCGGCGCGGACGACCCGCTGCCCTACTCCACGGTGGCGTGGACGGTCACGGCCTATACCCTGGCCCTGGCCACCGTCATCCCGCTGACCGGCTGGGCTGCCGACCGGTTCGGCACCAAGCGTCTCTACATGCTGGCCGTCGGCCTGTTCACCGCCGGTTCGGTGCTGTGCGCGGCCGCGAACAGCATCAACATGTTGATCCTGTTCCGTGTGTTGCAGGGCCTCGGCGGTGGTCTGCTGATGCCGCTCGGCATGACGATCATGACCCGAGCCGCCGGCCCGAAGCGGATGGGTCGCCTGATGGCCATCCTCGGTGTGCCGATGCTGCTCGGCCCGATCCTCGGCCCGATCATCGGTGGCTGGCTGATCGACCACTACAGCTGGCACTGGATCTTCCTGATCAACCTGCCGCTCGGCCTCATCGCGCTCGCCTACGCCGCCTGGGCACTGCCGTCCGACAGCCCCGAGCCCACCGAGTCGTTCGACTTCGTCGGCATGCTGATGATGAGCCCCGGCCTCGCGCTGTTCCTGTACGGCATCTCCTCCATCCCGGAGGAAGGCACCTTCTTCTCCGCGAAGGTCATCGGCTTCGGCACCGTCGGTCTGCTGTTGCTGATCGCGTTCGTGATCTACAGCTTCAAGCCGAAGCACCCGCTGCTCGACCTGCGCCTGTTCTCCAACCGTCAGCTCACCGTCGCGACGATCACGATGTTCATCTTCGCCGCGGCGTTCTTCGGTGGTCTGCTGCTGGTGCCGACCTACTTCCAGCAGGTGCGCGGTGAGAGCCCGCTCGACGCCGGTCTGCTGGTGGCCCCGCAGGGCATCGGCGCGATGCTGACCATGCCGATCGCCGGCGCGCTCGCCGACAAGATCCCGGTCGGACGCATCGTGCCGTTCGGCCTGATCCTGATCATCGGCGGCATGTTCGCGATGACCCAGGTCGACGGCTCGACCTCCTACTGGGGCTACATCATCCCGGTGCTGTTCGTGATGGGTCTGGGCATGGGCGCCACGATGATGCCGATCATGACCTCGGCCATCAAGACGCTCACCCACCACCAGGTGGCGCGCGGTTCGACCCTGCTCAACATCACCCAGCAGGTCGCATCGTCGATCGGTGTCGCGATCATGTCGGTCGTGCTGACCAACGGGCTGAAGAACGACAAGCTCGTCTCCCAGGCCCAGGGCTTCCACGAAGCCACCAAGGGCATGACCGACCCGGCCCAGATCCAGGGCGTGCTGCCGAAGTTCCCGGAGGTCGCGCAGATCCTCGCGACGGCGACCCCGACGACGGCGCAGGCCAAGCTGATGGACGCGGTCTCCCAGGCGATGGGCAAGGTCTTCGGCAACACCTTCTGGGTGGCGGCGATCCTGGTGGCGCTCACGCTGATCCCGGCGCTGATGATGCCGCGCAAGCACGAGGAGTCGCACTTCGCCGACGACGACGCCGACGGCGTGCCGCCGGTGTTGATGCACTGA
- a CDS encoding YciI family protein, producing MPEYLITFNDEWVQEHTADELATKGVSSKALVREMQEAGVLLYSNGGLDESTAVCSATKVDGKAVITDGPYIETKEHLGGFCAIDVPDDDTARYWAGRLAEVLDWPQEVHRFRGPGMGATTVGPTDALGQRA from the coding sequence ATGCCCGAGTACCTCATCACCTTCAACGACGAGTGGGTGCAGGAGCACACCGCTGATGAACTCGCCACCAAGGGCGTCTCCTCGAAGGCGCTCGTGCGCGAGATGCAGGAGGCCGGCGTGCTGCTCTACAGCAACGGCGGACTCGACGAGTCGACCGCCGTCTGCAGCGCGACGAAGGTCGACGGCAAAGCCGTCATCACCGACGGACCGTACATCGAGACCAAGGAACACCTCGGCGGGTTCTGCGCGATCGACGTGCCCGACGACGACACCGCCCGCTACTGGGCCGGGCGCCTGGCCGAGGTGCTCGACTGGCCGCAGGAGGTGCACCGCTTCCGTGGCCCCGGCATGGGCGCCACCACGGTGGGCCCCACCGACGCCCTCGGCCAACGCGCCTGA